A segment of the bacterium genome:
CGACGCCGCCGCCCCGGCCGCGACGGCCTGCGACGACGGCAACGTATGCACGACCGACGACCGCTGCGACGGGCTCGGCGCGTGCCGTGGCGGCGGCGAGCGGGAGTGCGCCGGTCCGTGCCTCGCCGGCACCTGCGATCCCGCCGTCGGCTGCGTCCCCGCCCCGGCCACGACGTCGTGCGACGACGGCGACGTGTGCACGAGCGCGGATCGCTGCAGCGGGATCGATGGGACGTGTCTCGCCGGGGCGCCGGTCGGCTGCGACGACGGCGATCCGTGCACGATCGATCGGTGTGACGCCGGCGTGGGCTGCCTGCACACGCGGATGTCGGGGGCGGACGGCCTGCGCTGCGCGATCGATCGGTGCAGCCGTCGCCGCCTCGTGCGCCGCCTGGTGCGGCTGGAGCGGCGCATCGATCGGGCGCTCACGGCTGGACGTACGCCGGCGCGGCGCCTGGTCGCGCGCACGCGGACGCTGCTCACGCGCTGCGGGGTGCCGAGCCCGGTCGGGCTCTGACGGCCCTCAGGAGCGCGTCACGACGACGGCGCCGGGCGGGACGTCGGTGCCGAGCGGAGCCAGCAGGCTGGCGTCGCCCGCGACGCGGACGTCGTCCGTCGCCCGGCCGGTGAGGTGCACCCATCCCGCAGTGCCGTCGCCGACCAGGGCGACGTCGCGCACGTCGTGCAGGCGCAGGGCCGGCGCGCCCGCCGCCACCACGCGCGGCAGGCGGGCCCGCTCCACGTCCTCGAACCAGAGCGCAGGGCGCGGATCGCCGGCCGCGGCCTCGCAGACGAGGCCGTCGGCCCGTAGGCCCGCGACGTGCCGGCACCACAGCACCGCTGCCGGTAGCGGGCCGAACATGCCGGGGCGCGGGTAGGCGGCACGGAGCTGCGCGATCGCGGCGGCGGGAAGCGCCGCCGGCGCGCCGGGGGCGTGCGCGAGGCGGACGTCGGCGAGCGTCAGATCCTCGATGCGCGCCCCGTCGAGCCCGGCGACGACGCTGGTCGCGCGGGCGCCGGTGGCGACCAGGTCGCGGATCGTCACCCGCCGCAGCACGCCCGGGGCGGTCGCACCGGCGGCGCGGCTGCGATCGCCGAGACGCACGAACAGCGGCGTGCCGACGTTCTCGATGCGCACGTGCTCCACCAGCACGTCCTCGAGCACGCCCCCGTCGGCCATCTCGAGCGCGACCCCGCCGTCCTCGGCGATCTCGGGCGGAAAGCCGGGCGCCGGCCGGTGGCGCACGAGGCAGTCGCGCAGCACGACGTCGCGGAAGCCCGTCGACGATTCGCTGCCGAGCTTGAGCCCGTTGCTCGAGCTTTCGACGATGCAGTCCTCGATCACGACCTGCTCGCAGAAGCGCTCCTCGCCGCCGGTGCCGCTGGCCTTGAGGCAGATGCCGTCGTCGAGCGCGTCGACGCGGCAGCCGGCGACGCGCACGCGACGGCAGCAGTCGAGGTCGATGCCGTCGGCGTGGCCGCCGGTGACGGTCACGTGCTCGATCACGACGTCGGTGCAGCCGAGGAGGCTGACGGCATAGTTCGGGGCGCCGCGGACCTCGACGTCGGCGACGCGGACGCGGCGGCAGCCGCGCAGCGCGATCGGCTTCG
Coding sequences within it:
- a CDS encoding right-handed parallel beta-helix repeat-containing protein; its protein translation is MFRSRGWLGRLTRRRFLTGSTTLASSVFATGILGSSSDGLRSGERVNVRRLGAAGDGHADDTRVFQNAVQRAAGGGVVRVPPGVYRLGTVRLRSGITLALDAGAVLLGSPDDADYDPVDLVPSLTFADLETADFSFALLAADGCTDVTITGPGVIDAARTRRGGPKPIALRGCRRVRVADVEVRGAPNYAVSLLGCTDVVIEHVTVTGGHADGIDLDCCRRVRVAGCRVDALDDGICLKASGTGGEERFCEQVVIEDCIVESSSNGLKLGSESSTGFRDVVLRDCLVRHRPAPGFPPEIAEDGGVALEMADGGVLEDVLVEHVRIENVGTPLFVRLGDRSRAAGATAPGVLRRVTIRDLVATGARATSVVAGLDGARIEDLTLADVRLAHAPGAPAALPAAAIAQLRAAYPRPGMFGPLPAAVLWCRHVAGLRADGLVCEAAAGDPRPALWFEDVERARLPRVVAAGAPALRLHDVRDVALVGDGTAGWVHLTGRATDDVRVAGDASLLAPLGTDVPPGAVVVTRS